A window of Gallaecimonas kandeliae genomic DNA:
ATCACAGATACTAAAGAGCTTTCAGCCATTGAGAAAAAGCTGAATGAGATATCAGGTGAAAAATGTTACTGGAAAAACTTTATCGAGCAGCACAAAGAATGGGTTGAGGAGTTCAACAGTTAACAAGGCCAGCCAGCAGCGCTCCCGTTGGTCGCTGGACCTCGTTTCACTCGGCCGCTGCTGGCGGCGTTAGTGGCTTAGGATAGATATGAACCAGACAATACATTTCAAGACGTCAATGTTTGATGTTTCTAAGGAAAGAGAGAATCCTATCAATCCAATATATGGCCTATCGTTATTGGAATGGTTGCGAAACGAACTTAAAGGGAATCTTGAGATTACCGAGCCAGATGCAGAAGATTGGGGTTGGTATTGCGAACTATCGTATGAGGGTAATAACTACCTAATTGGTTCATGCGCCTATTTTGAAGAAGGTGATGATCCGAATCACGAATTGGAGTGGGTATTTCAAGTTGATAAACAGCGAAGTTTCAAAGAAAAGCTATTTGGAAAAAACAAAATGAGTGCATCTGATGGCTGCTTTTTGTTCTTCAAAGAGCTGTTCGAGGAAAATCCCAATTTTAAAGAGGTTCAAGTTGCGTAGGCCACTAACAAGGCCAATCAGCATCGCCCCTGCGGGGCTGGACCTCGCTACGCTCGGCCGCTGTTGGCGGCGTTATATTTTAAGGATGATTCGTGCGTAAATTTCTAACTATACTACTCTGTTTTAATTTAATTGGCTGTGCCTCTAATCAGGCAGTTCAAAATACTGATCCAAATGTGTATCAACTTGAGCAAGTAGATGCTCCCTCGAAGTGGATTATTCATATCTCTCCCATTTACCCTAAAAAAGCGCTTGAAGAAAAAGTAGAAGGTTGGGTAAAAATGTCAGCCGTTATAACTGAAAATGGTAAAGTAACAGAAATTAAAGTTATTGATTCTCAACCAAAAGGTGTATTTGAAACAGAAGCCAAAAGGGCTTTTTGTAAATGGGTTTATAAACCTGCACTTTTAAACGGTAAAACAGTAAAGGTATACCGAGAAGAAACGGTGGAGTTTAAAATATAACAAACTGTTAAAAAAGGGGCAAAATTCAGTTGGCTTTTTGCTTCTTTGTCGCTAATTTTGGATAACTATATTTAGCCTTTTAACAGGGCGTTATGTGAAAGGAGAATCATGAGAATCGCAAGCGGCTTCACTGCCTTTATTACGCTCATAGCTACAGGATGTGCTATCGCCAATACATCCTCTGCGCCAGTAACATCAGAAAAACCGTCACTCACGGTATCGCAGGAAGAAACCTGGAACCTTATGATCGGTAAATGGTATGGGAGCCAACCGACCAAGGATGGGGGTAAGAAACAGGAGATAGTCGAAAGGTTTCCTCAAGGAACCTACAAGACCATTTTTCGTATTCACGACAAAGACGGAAAAATTAAAGAACAAACCGAAGCTGGACAGTGGGGGGTTTCGGGTCCAGTCTACTTCACCATATTTCGTGGTTTTGTTGAGGGTAATAAATTTTTTCCGTCGAACCCCGCAGAACCATATAATTATGATGCGTATAAAATAATTAAACTGGACAAAAAGGTATTTGAATACGAGAACTATAGCTCCGGGAATAAATATACAACAGAGAGAGTGTCCAATGATTTTCAGTTTCCGAATGAATAAATAACATAACAAGGTGCTCGTTCGGACGCAAACTTTTCTACGCTTCGTTTGCACCGTGTAACTGGTCGTTAGGTGATTTATGTGCTGGGCACTCTATCTTGCTTCAGACAAAGAACTTTACCGTGTGTTTTGGGACGAAGAAAACCCCTCATTCAACACCCAGGAATTGACCCCTGAAGAGGCGCCGGTGAAGGCGCAGTTCTCTCTGCCATACGTCATGTATCTTGGCTCTCATCAAGGTTGCAGCTGTGGCTTCATGTCCACAGAGAAAGATGGGCGCATTGAAAAAGAAGCCCGTGATAAAAGTATTCAAGAACTCTCGTCATACTTAGGTAACATTCTTACTGAGGGTGGCAAACTCCAAGTGTTTCTTTGTTGGGAGGGTGATCAGGGTGCACAGCAAGTGGCTTCAAAAGTGCTGTCACCAAAAGACTTCAATAACCGAATTTTTCCACTTGGGGAGAAGGAGTTTGCGAATGTCGTCACCTAACAAGGCGGTGTTGTTGCCTTTTGGACCTCACCCGCTTTAACGGACACGCCTCACTCACTGAGAGGAATACCCAATGAACAGTAAGGCCAGGAAAGTATCCCTGTATGTCGTCGCGGCTTTGGTCATCGGTGGCTTGGTTTTTTATGCCACAATGGAGGACTACCAAAAAGACAACATGTCAAGGTTTATCAGCCAGACATTTTCAAAGATATTCAAGTAAGGTGAGAGTGAATTGACGCTTTTTATGGTTTAGCCGAAACGTTTGGTGCTTTAGGTGGTTTTTAGCTCGGATGTGTGTCGCTTTGACCGTGCCGATTAAAATCTTGTGAAAATATCCGCGAGAAAGAAAGTGGCCGGCGTAGGACCTTTTATCGGGTTTGCGTTGGCTTTATTTTCCTTTCACCTGGACTCAAAGCGCTGTCCGTATGAATCATCTTCTTTATCGAGTCTTTTGAGGCCGCGTCCTATTCACCGGCTTCTTTTTCAGGTACCTTCTTTTAACAAAGATGCCTGCCCTCTGGGGGGGCCGTCAACGGCTAGAGGCGATGCCAGACAGCGCTATTTTGACCTCAAGCGGCATGGGTAAACCATTTCAAAAGGATTTCTTATCGTGAAGCGTATTATTCAGTCCTCTCTCTTCTCTGTGCTTTTTTTGCTTGCCGGATGTGCAGGCACAAGGATGCATGCGCAAGGCCCCTATACCGCTGATCCGACTGCAAGCATTTCCTATCAGGTGGAAGCGAGCGGGCAGATGCCTGAAAAGGCGCTGGGCATTTTCAAAGACCGCCTGAATGCCAAGCTTGGCGCCAGCGGCCAGCTGGCCGATGGCCAGCATCCGGCCCGCACCATCGACATCGTGATAACGCACTATTACATGCGCCCTGGTGCCGCCCGGGCCCTGGTTGGCGCCATGGCCGGCTCGGACAACATGCAAAGCACCGTCACCATCCATGATGGCAAGAAGGACACTGTCCTGGGTACCTTTACGGTTGAGTCCAAAAATCCCTCGGCCCTCTTTACATCCAGAGGTTTGATTGAAGATCATGCGGACCAGATAGTGCGCTACGTCACTACCGGCACCCAATAACGCTTATGCCAAAAACCCCCGATTTATTACCCGGGAGGAGCTTCGTCAGTCCGAGTGGTCCAAGGCGCTCATGAATGACTATTGGACCGAGGCCGGCGACTAGGCCTTTACCCGGCGACGCCTCCTGACCACTTTGGGGCGGCGCTGCCTGGCCTTGTTGCCCTTGATGTTGATTATGAAACTGAAGAGGTGAAAGCGAGAATGGGATCATCACCAATCGACAGCATGGCGATGCTGACGGCGATGGAAAATTTCGTCAATGGCTTTGAGCGGGACAATCTTTACAGCAATTTCGGACCTTTGGTCGGGCAGACGTTGCTTGATGATTTTGGCACCCAGCTTTGCAAGCTGGGCCCCGCCGACCAGCCCCTAAACTGTTTCTATCTTTTTATCACCAGGGTGAAGTTCATGCCGGGCAACCTCTATGCCCAGGTCAACGAGGTGTTTTCAAACTACTACCAGGGGGCGCTGGATTATCCGGGGTGACAGGTTTTTTTAGAGCGCCCCAGGCCCGGCATTGCTGTGGCCTGATGCCTGATGGCAACCCGAAACGGAGGTGGCATGTTTGATCACGTCAAATTCGGTGTCAGCGATCACGGTGCGGTCAAGGGCTTTTTTCTAAAGGCGCTGGCGCCCCTGGGCGTCGAGGCCGGGGCGGAGGGGTTCCGGCCTACGGCATGGAGCTGTGTGGCAGGGGCGATGCGTCGCTTTGCCTCTACCAGGCCACAGTACAACCGGCGCCGCTCCATGTCGCTTTCGTTGCCGAGACACGGGAGCAGGTGGACGCCTTGTACCGGGCCGCGCTGGCGGCGGGGGGCCGGGACAATGGCGCGCCCGGGCTCCGTCCCCACTACCACGCCAACTACTACGCCGCCTTCGTCGTTGGTCTGGACGGACGCAATCTCGAAGCGGTATGCCACCACAGCCGCTGACGGCGTCATGGCACCGGAACACCACTCGTCTCAGGGAGCCATCA
This region includes:
- a CDS encoding energy transducer TonB — protein: MRKFLTILLCFNLIGCASNQAVQNTDPNVYQLEQVDAPSKWIIHISPIYPKKALEEKVEGWVKMSAVITENGKVTEIKVIDSQPKGVFETEAKRAFCKWVYKPALLNGKTVKVYREETVEFKI
- a CDS encoding DUF4410 domain-containing protein, with product MKRIIQSSLFSVLFLLAGCAGTRMHAQGPYTADPTASISYQVEASGQMPEKALGIFKDRLNAKLGASGQLADGQHPARTIDIVITHYYMRPGAARALVGAMAGSDNMQSTVTIHDGKKDTVLGTFTVESKNPSALFTSRGLIEDHADQIVRYVTTGTQ